A single window of Vigna unguiculata cultivar IT97K-499-35 chromosome 1, ASM411807v1, whole genome shotgun sequence DNA harbors:
- the LOC114163679 gene encoding remorin 4.1: MFNDPSIMGSTSQGSEDHEEEDEQVREIHALTPTHPPHPRGRPWDTLHTHRSSSLSVASTDGGASSSDNFTTMSREFNALVLAGSSIDPDNNRNLTPVNQNNVNNNLGRIREDELMEETNPLAIVPDNHPLDPVPSSQMGGGAREEHVSVQRVKKEEVDTKISAWQNAKVAKINNRFKREDAVINGWESEQVQKASSWMKKVERKLEEKRARAMEKMQNDIAKAHRKAEERRASAEAKRGTKVARVLEIASLMRAVGRAPAKKSFF, encoded by the exons ATGTTCAACGATCCATCAATCATGGGTTCCACGAGCCAGGGCTCGGAGGAtcatgaagaagaagatgaacaagtGAGAGAAATCCACGCCTTAACACCAACTCACCCTCCCCATCCACGTGGCAGACCCTGGGACACCCTTCACACCCACCGTTCAAGCTCCCTCTCCGTCGCCAGCACCGACGGTGGCGCCTCCTCCTCCGACAACTTCACCACCATGAGCAGAGAGTTCAACGCCCTGGTTCTCGCAGGCTCCTCCATCGACCCCGACAACAACCGCAACCTAACTCCCGTCAACCAAAACAACGTGAACAACAACCTGGGGAGGATCAGGGAAGATGAGTTGATGGAAGAGACGAACCCTTTGGCGATCGTGCCGGATAACCACCCTCTGGACCCGGTTCCCTCGTCCCAAATGGGTGGTGGTGCACGTGAAGAGCACGTGTCGGTGCAGAGGGTGAAGAAGGAGGAGGTGGATACGAAGATATCAGCGTGGCAGAACGCGAAGGTTGCGAAGATTAACAACAGGTTCAAGAGAGAAGACGCTGTGATCAATGGGTGGGAGAGCGAGCAGGTTCAGAAAGCTTCCTCTTGGATGAAGAAAGTTGAG AGGAAGCTGGAGGAGAAAAGGGCAAGAGCAATGGAGAAAATGCAAAACGACATAGCAAAAGCTCATAGAAAAGCAGAGGAGAGAAGGGCATCAGCAGAAGCCAAAAGAGGAACGAAAGTGGCTAGGGTTTTGGAGATTGCAAGTCTGATGAGAGCAGTTGGAAGAGCACCAGCCAAAAAGTCCTTCTTCTAA